In Candidatus Methanosphaera massiliense, the following are encoded in one genomic region:
- a CDS encoding MalY/PatB family protein: MNYDFDTILDRKNTSSVKWDYFDTELPMWVADMDFKAAPEITKAIIDMTEMGVYGYTMIQDKWYEVYIDWWKQYDTKLEKDWLKYTTGVIPAISTVIRKLTSKGDKVLIQTPVYHVFFYIIDDNEREVIENKLIYKDKQYSIDFDDLEEKIARDDVKLMLLCNPHNPIGKIWSKEELERIGQLCRKHDVVVVADEIHGDLTDPGRKYNPFINISEECRDNTIMIIAPTKTFNIAGLKTAAVCIPNINLREKIFKVIDVDCINDPNIFAIKGTIAAYTKGDEWLNQLRQYLYDNKQLLKDYLKNNIPEIELVPSDATYLLWIDCSRLGIHGEDFCDFLNKKTGLLLSPGVQFGKVGEQFVRINIACPRKILLDGLDRLKRGVELYKNR, translated from the coding sequence ATGAATTATGATTTTGATACTATACTAGACCGTAAAAATACAAGCTCAGTAAAATGGGACTACTTTGACACAGAGTTACCAATGTGGGTAGCAGATATGGACTTTAAAGCAGCCCCTGAGATAACAAAAGCAATAATAGATATGACAGAAATGGGAGTATATGGATATACCATGATACAGGATAAATGGTATGAAGTATACATTGACTGGTGGAAACAGTATGACACTAAACTAGAAAAGGATTGGCTAAAATATACAACTGGAGTAATACCAGCAATATCAACAGTTATCAGAAAACTAACAAGTAAAGGTGATAAAGTACTGATACAAACACCTGTATATCACGTGTTCTTCTATATAATAGATGATAATGAAAGAGAAGTAATAGAAAATAAGCTAATATACAAGGATAAACAGTATTCAATAGACTTTGATGACTTAGAAGAAAAAATAGCAAGGGATGATGTGAAGTTAATGTTACTATGTAATCCCCATAATCCTATAGGAAAAATATGGTCAAAAGAGGAACTAGAAAGAATAGGACAATTATGTAGGAAACATGATGTTGTAGTAGTAGCTGATGAAATACATGGAGATTTAACTGACCCTGGAAGAAAATATAATCCATTTATAAATATATCCGAGGAATGTCGTGATAATACTATTATGATAATAGCTCCCACAAAGACTTTTAACATAGCCGGATTAAAAACAGCAGCAGTATGTATACCAAATATTAATCTAAGAGAAAAGATATTCAAGGTTATTGATGTGGACTGTATAAATGACCCTAATATCTTTGCAATAAAGGGTACTATAGCAGCATATACTAAAGGGGATGAATGGCTTAATCAATTAAGGCAATACCTCTATGATAACAAGCAATTACTGAAAGATTACTTAAAAAATAATATACCTGAGATTGAATTAGTACCATCAGATGCAACTTATCTATTATGGATAGATTGCAGTAGATTAGGTATACATGGGGAGGATTTCTGTGATTTTCTGAACAAGAAAACTGGCCTACTATTATCACCGGGAGTACAGTTTGGAAAAGTTGGAGAACAATTTGTAAGGATAAATATTGCTTGTCCACGAAAGATTTTACTTGATGGACTAGATAGATTAAAAAGAGGAGTAGAACTATACAAGAATAGATAA
- a CDS encoding LL-diaminopimelate aminotransferase, with product MTANVNEYYSLIQNNYLFVEIARRVDEYQKENPDVDLIKMGIGDVTRPLAKSVVKAFKEAVDELGQPETFRGYGPEQGYDFLINEIIEHDYKPLGVELKNSEVFISDGAKCDTGNFQELFSKDNKIAVTDPVYPVYVDSNVMAGRSGKMGDDGFYENITYLPATAENNFVPSLPEEEVDIIYLCYPNNPTGTTLTKSQLKEWVDYAHEHDALILFDAAYESFIKTPNVPHSIYEVEGARDVAVEFRSYSKVAGFTGTRCAYCVVPEEVYLKDSKGNDVQLNPLWNRRQSTKFNGVSYPVQRAAQAIYTSEGKKEIQENLDYYSKNAGVIRESLEKIGLDVYGGVDSPYIWFKTPNDIDSWSFFDILLKEAHVVSTPGAGFGPSGEGYIRLTAFNTYENTIEAMNRISKLEF from the coding sequence ATGACAGCAAATGTAAATGAATATTATAGTTTAATACAAAATAATTACTTATTTGTAGAAATAGCAAGAAGAGTAGATGAATACCAGAAAGAAAATCCAGATGTTGATTTAATAAAAATGGGTATTGGTGATGTAACAAGACCATTAGCTAAATCAGTAGTAAAAGCATTTAAAGAAGCTGTGGATGAACTAGGACAACCTGAGACATTCAGAGGATACGGACCAGAACAGGGATATGATTTTCTGATAAATGAAATTATTGAACATGATTACAAACCATTAGGCGTTGAACTTAAAAACTCTGAAGTATTCATAAGTGATGGAGCAAAATGTGATACTGGTAACTTCCAGGAATTATTCTCTAAAGATAATAAAATAGCAGTGACAGACCCTGTTTATCCTGTATACGTGGATAGTAATGTTATGGCAGGACGTAGTGGTAAAATGGGTGATGATGGATTCTATGAAAATATCACATATCTTCCAGCAACTGCTGAAAATAACTTTGTTCCTAGCCTTCCAGAGGAAGAAGTTGATATAATATACTTATGTTATCCTAATAATCCTACTGGTACAACTCTTACTAAAAGTCAACTAAAAGAATGGGTGGATTATGCACATGAACATGATGCATTAATATTATTTGATGCAGCTTATGAATCATTTATCAAAACTCCTAATGTACCACACAGTATCTATGAGGTAGAAGGAGCAAGAGATGTTGCAGTAGAATTCAGAAGTTATTCAAAAGTAGCAGGATTTACTGGTACACGTTGTGCTTACTGTGTTGTTCCAGAGGAAGTATATCTTAAAGATTCTAAAGGTAATGACGTACAATTAAATCCATTATGGAATAGAAGACAATCTACTAAATTCAATGGAGTATCCTATCCAGTTCAACGTGCAGCTCAGGCAATTTATACTAGTGAAGGTAAAAAAGAGATTCAGGAAAATCTGGATTATTATTCTAAAAATGCTGGGGTTATTCGTGAAAGTCTTGAAAAAATAGGTTTAGATGTTTATGGTGGTGTAGATTCTCCATATATCTGGTTTAAAACTCCTAATGATATTGATTCCTGGAGTTTCTTTGATATTTTATTAAAAGAGGCTCATGTTGTAAGTACTCCAGGTGCTGGATTTGGTCCTAGTGGTGAAGGTTACATTAGATTAACAGCATTTAATACTTATGAAAATACTATTGAAGCTATGAACAGAATTTCTAAATTAGAATTCTAA
- a CDS encoding flavin reductase family protein, with amino-acid sequence MKIEVDTSNYIQPEPCVIVSCRDKKGKDNALPIGFAANVSFEPRIIMIAIIDIRYSHSIITESGEFVVNIAREDYRDTMNYFGGTSGRDIDKLENIPTVDGDVVDAPLLVDCPVNFECTVIESVTPGTHTVFFGRVDKVHCDEEYVDEDGLIMWDKIDVLQN; translated from the coding sequence ATGAAGATTGAGGTAGATACTAGTAATTATATTCAACCAGAACCATGTGTAATAGTATCATGTAGAGATAAGAAGGGTAAAGATAATGCATTACCTATAGGCTTTGCTGCTAATGTAAGTTTTGAGCCAAGAATAATCATGATAGCAATAATTGACATAAGATACTCTCATAGTATTATAACTGAAAGTGGAGAGTTTGTTGTTAATATTGCAAGAGAAGATTATAGGGATACTATGAATTACTTTGGAGGTACATCTGGTAGAGATATTGATAAACTAGAGAATATTCCAACTGTTGATGGTGACGTAGTTGATGCTCCATTACTTGTTGATTGTCCTGTGAACTTTGAATGTACTGTTATTGAATCTGTAACGCCAGGTACTCATACAGTATTCTTTGGGCGTGTTGATAAGGTTCATTGTGATGAGGAGTATGTTGATGAGGATGGACTTATCATGTGGGATAAGATTGATGTTTTACAAAATTAA
- a CDS encoding transposase yields MLNENIYSTNKYLNSKQLKLFDFGIQRQNNNYLSEISKNEKINLTHNMMLDFVLTAYNYAKLTFNKYSSHYSKKKYTQPQLFAIIAYKIYNKYDYRTTIDNLNVSTKLQKALRLKTIPHHTTIQKFFKRIETKQINNINRLLLQYFPVKECYFSLDGTGYTNSYSDIYYNNRTNKTRRQYIKNHITIDSKYMLIRHYNALKGPKFDTVFAISAIRAIKKYKPRYILADRAYDSEIIKKTIVEETTALPQIPVKTRQKSGKYRSKCRTIFLKPVYNFRNQVECVNSIQKRRFNGINNSRSTKLQIKETKLKNVFYNIYRSIQILQK; encoded by the coding sequence ATGCTAAACGAAAATATCTATTCTACAAATAAGTATTTGAATTCTAAACAACTTAAACTTTTCGATTTTGGAATTCAAAGACAAAATAATAATTATTTATCAGAAATATCCAAAAATGAAAAAATAAATTTAACACACAATATGATGTTAGATTTCGTATTAACAGCATATAATTATGCTAAATTAACTTTTAACAAATATTCATCACACTATTCAAAGAAAAAATACACACAACCACAATTATTTGCAATAATAGCTTATAAAATATACAATAAATACGATTACAGAACAACAATTGATAATCTAAACGTATCAACTAAATTACAGAAAGCTTTAAGACTAAAAACGATACCACATCACACAACAATTCAGAAATTCTTCAAAAGAATAGAAACAAAACAAATAAACAATATTAACAGACTATTATTACAATATTTCCCTGTGAAAGAGTGTTATTTCAGTTTAGATGGAACAGGATACACTAATTCCTATTCAGACATCTATTACAACAATAGAACAAATAAAACAAGACGACAATACATAAAAAACCATATCACAATCGATTCAAAATATATGTTAATAAGACATTACAATGCTTTAAAAGGACCAAAATTCGATACAGTATTTGCAATAAGTGCAATTAGAGCAATAAAGAAGTACAAACCACGGTATATATTAGCAGATAGAGCATATGACTCAGAAATAATTAAAAAAACAATAGTAGAAGAAACAACAGCATTACCACAAATACCTGTGAAAACTAGACAAAAATCAGGAAAATATAGGAGTAAATGTAGAACTATCTTCTTAAAACCAGTATATAACTTCAGAAATCAAGTAGAATGTGTGAATAGTATTCAAAAAAGAAGATTTAATGGAATAAACAATAGTAGATCTACGAAATTACAAATAAAAGAAACAAAATTAAAAAATGTGTTTTATAATATTTATAGATCTATTCAAATTTTGCAAAAATAG
- a CDS encoding histone family protein — MTEIPKAPVTRIVKNAGAERISKDAEEKIVEAVEAYTEKLASAVIDLAKHADRKTIQAEDVELALKHFY, encoded by the coding sequence ATGACAGAAATACCAAAAGCACCAGTAACTAGAATTGTTAAAAACGCAGGTGCAGAAAGAATAAGTAAAGACGCAGAAGAAAAAATCGTTGAAGCTGTAGAAGCATACACAGAAAAACTAGCAAGTGCTGTTATTGATTTAGCAAAACATGCAGATCGTAAAACAATACAAGCAGAAGACGTAGAATTAGCTTTAAAACACTTCTACTAA